Below is a genomic region from Leucobacter exalbidus.
CCGAGGGTGCGGTACGCGTTGGCGAACTCTGCGCCGGTCACACCCGAGCCCACGACCACGAGGTGCTCGGGGATGGCCTTCAGGTTGTAGAGCTGCTTCCAGGTGAGGATGCGCTCGCCATCGGGCTTCGCGGTGTCGAGCTCGCGCGGGCGCGAGCCCACGGCCACCACGATGGTGTCGGCTTCGACGCGATCAAAGTCGGTGCCACCGGCGTTCGTTGACACGAGCACGGCGCCGGGGCCGTCAAGGCGCCCCTCGCCCTGCACGACGCGCACGCCTGCGGCTTCGAGTGACTGCAGCATGTCGTGCGACTGCGCGCCCGCCATCGCGATCAGACGCTTGTTGACCGCGGCCAGGTTGACCGCAATCTCGGGGCGCACGGGCTTGCCGTCGCCGCCGGGCACGAAGGCCTGCACGCCGAGGCGGCCGGCATCGCGCACGGCCTGCACGGCGCCCGCGGTCGCAATCAGACTCTTCGAGGGCACCACGTCGGTGAGCACTGCGGCACCGCCCACGCCAGCGCGTTCGATCAGGGTAACTTCTGCACCCTGTTGTGTGCCCGCGAGGGCTGCTTCGTAACCGCCGGGACCGCCGCCAAGCACAACGATGCGGTGCTTGCGTTCAAAGGATTTCGCCATGCCGCCAGTCTACCGGCGTGGGTCGCGCGAGGTTACTGCGCCGAGCGCAGTTTGGGGCAGTTTTCGCTGCTGCACCCGGGCCACCGCTTCTCAAGCCGGCAGTCAAAGCGGTTCAGATAGGACTCAAGCGTTGCTGCGGCGTGCTGCGCCGTAAACATTTGCAGGCTGCGGGCCTCGGCCGCATCCACCCACAACCACTCGGCGAGCCACGCGTCAACGGCCGTGGAGAGGGCGACGCCGGGCTCGCCATTGGGGCGCAGCCAGGTGACGCCCACGCGATCCGGAACATGCAGCGCCGCAGCAGCCTCAGCCACCGAGGCGCCCGCTATCGCGAGATCGCCCTCAATAAACACGCGCCCGTAGGCGGCCCCGTCGAGGTCGTGCAGCCAGGCATCGAGTTCGGCCAGGTCGTGCGCGTTCGCCAACGCAACGACCGGCGTGATCCCCTCGGGGTCGAGAACCGGCGCCCCCTGTGGGGAATCTGCGGGCTCAAACATCATCACCCCCTCATCTTAGGTCATCCTTACCTACATCGGAGGAATTCACGGGAAGTCGCCAGATTGCAGTTCGTGCCCGCCCGGGTATCTGCTTGCGCATATGATCGAATGCACGGGCGATGCCGCTTTCGACTGCCGCCTGAGCGCATTCCGCGCGACAATGACGTTGGAAGGACTGCTGCACAGATGACGAGGATCAACGCCTCCCACGCTCCGCTCCCCACCGCAAACATTTTTGGGGGGCCAGACGCGCTCGGCGGAAACAGCCTCATTCACGCCGATGTGAATAGCGCAGCGCTGATTACCCACCCCGCTTCGGGCAGCGGGCACCAGGTGCCCGAGGCCACCCTCGAGCGCGACCCGGGCATGCCCGCCAGCACCTGGCGGCTGCGCAGTGACGCCTGGGAGTACCTGCGTTTCGCGGTGAAGCGGCTCGCGCTCGCTGGCGAAGGCGAAGATGCGCTCGCACAAGACGGCGAGGTGCCGCGGTCACTGCGCGCCCTCGAAACCATCGAGATGTATTGGGCGGGCTTTGGCCAGCGCTACGTTGCCGCGATCGGCGAGCTGCTCGAGGCCGGCGATTACAAAACCGCGCTCGACCGCATCGGTCGCGTCGTCAACCGGCTGCGCGCCGACATTAGCGACGAGCCGCGCGAAGAATTCATGGACGCCGAAGAGCGCGCCGAGCGCGTGGGCGACGCCGACCCGCGCCCCCGCTTCGAGGTGCTCGTGGTCGACGAGACCACCGAGGCCGAGCGCGACGCGACCCGCGCCGAGGGCCTGCGCCTGCGCTCAGCCGCCGACACCTTCATCTACGAGTTCGTGATCGTGCCGTCAGCCGATGACGCCGTCGCCGCCATTCTCACCAACCCCAACATTTTGGCGTGTGTGGTGCGCCCCGGGTTCACCGAGCACACCCGCCAGCGCCTCAGCCGCGATCTCGCCGAGTCGGTGCAGATCGCCCGCTCAGAGGTCGCCCCCGGCTCTGCCCCCGAGCGTACTTCGCTCGCGAGCGTGCAGCGCGTACTCGGCCTCGCCGACACCCTCATCGCGCTGCGCCCCGAGCTCGACCTGTACCTGATGGCTGGCGCGCACATCGAAGAGCTCGCGGGGGCCACCACCCGGCGCTTCCGCCGCATCTTCCGCCGCGAAGATCAGCTCGAGTTGCACCTCACGCTGCTGCGCCGCGTCTCGCACTTGTTCGACACTCCCTTCTTCACCGCGATTCAAGATCACGCACGCCGCCCCGTGGGTGTCTTCCACGCGCTGCCCATCGCGCGCGGTGGCTCGGTGGTATCGTCGCGCTGGATTCGTGACCTCGCCGATTTCTACGGTCTGAACCTGCTGCTTGCTGAGACAAGCGCCACCTCGGGCGGCCTCGACTCACTGCTCGCCCCGGTGCGCACCCTGAAGAAGGCGCAAGAGCTCGCGGCCCGTGCATACGGCGCCAAGCACACGTTCTTCGTCACCAACGGCACGTCGACCGCCAACAAGATCGTGCACCAGGCCCTCGTCTCACCCAACGAGGTGGTGATGGTTGACCGCAACTGCCACAAGTCACACCATCACGCCGTGATGCTCACGGGCGCACGCCCCGCCTACCTCGAGGCGTACCCGCTCAACGAGTTCGCCTTCTACGGCGCAGTGCCCATCTCACGCATCAAGCAGATGCTGCTCGATTACCGTGCCGCCGGCCGCCTCGATGAGGTACGCATGCTGACGCTCACCAACTCGACGTTTGACGGCATCGTCTACGACCCCGAGCGCGTGATGGCCGAGTGCCTCGCGATCAAGCCCGACCTCGTGTTCTTGTGGGATGAGGCGTGGTTTGCGTTTGGCGCGTTCCACCCCGTCACCCGCCGCCGCACCGCGATGGCTTCGGCGCAGCGGCTCGAGCAGCGGCTCACCACCGACGCCCACGCGATCGCATACCGCGAGCAGCAGGCCCGCCTGTTTGATGCAGAGGGCAACCCAGCTTCTGACGCCGTGTGGCTGCACGAGCGCCTCATCCCCGCGCCCACGTCACGGGTGCGCGTCTACGCCACCCAGTCGACACACAAGACACTCACCGCGCTGCGTCAGGGCTCGATGATTCACGTCTACGACCAAGACTGGGGCCGCGAGGCCGAAGAGCCGTTCCACGAGGCGTACATGACGCACACCTCCACCTCGCCGAACTACCAGATTCTCGCGTCCCTCGACATTGGCCGCCGCCAGGTCGAGCTCGAGGGCTTCGATCTGGTGCAGCGTCAGCTCGACCTCGCGACGAGCCTCGCGCAGGCGATCAGCCGCCACCCGCTGCTGCGCCGCACCTTCAGGGTGCTCACCGCGCACGACCTGATTCCCGAGGAGAACCGCGAGGTGGGCCGCCCGATGCCCCTGCGCGACGGACTCTCCACGATGTGGGAGGCCTGGCGCACCGACGAATTCGTGATCGATCCGAGTCGCATCACCATCGAGATCAGCCGCACGGGCGTCGACGGCGACACGTTCAAGCATGAGCACCTGATGGATCGCTACGGCATTCAGGTGAACAAGACGAGCCGCAACACGGCCCTGTTCATGACGAACATCGGCACCTCGCGCAGCGCCATCGCGTACCTCATCGAGGTGCTCGTGAAGCTCGCCGAGAAATTTGAGGACACGCACACGCAGCGCGACCCCGATCACACCCGCGCGATCACCGAGGCGATCGATCTGCCGATGCCCCCGCTGCCCGACTTCAGCTCGTTCTCTGACGGGTACGCGACCGATGGGGTGCTGCCCGATGGCGATATGCGCGCCGCGTTCTTCCGCGGCCAGCGCCGCAAGTACGTCGAGCATGTGCTGCCCGATGTGCTGTGGGCGCGGGTCGCCGCGGGCGCAAAGCCGGTCTCGGCCGGCTTCGTCACCCCCTATCCCCCCGGATTCCCCGTGCTCGTGCCCGGCCAGGTCATCACCCCCGAGATTCTCGCGTTCATGCGGGTGCTCGATACCCGCGAGATTCACGGCTACGACCCCGTGCGCGGCTACAGGGTGCTGCTCGAGGAGACCCCGGCGGTCGAGAGCTAGGGCGTTTCGCGCCCGGGTGCTGCGGGGTCGTATTGAGCGATCGTGCGGCGAGCCCGGGTGTTACGAAGCTTGGGTGCTGCGGGGCTTGGTCTGGTTTGATCCGGATCAGGCCCCGCCGCCGTCTGCCCCACCCTTGCCCGTACCTTCGTACAATCGCGGGGCGGCAACACCGTGAAATTGTCTGCAGCGCGAACTGCTGCCGCGCCGATAGGCTGACTCGCAGATGACGCGCGCAGCATCGCACGCAGTCTTACCCCACCCCAGCACCGTCGCTTGAGGAGTCAGTATGGAGTCAGTTGACGTCGTCGTTATCGGCGCAGGTTTTGCCGGGCTCACCGCGGCCCGCGAGCTCGGGCAGGCCGGGCTCACCGTGCTCACCCTCGAGGCGCGCGACCGCATCGGCGGCCGCACCTGGACCGACCATCGCCTCGGGCATGATCTTGAGATGGGCGCCAACTGGATCCACTGGGTGCAGCCGCATGTGTGGGCCGAGGCCACCCGCTACGGCCGCGAGATCACCCGCAGCCCCAGCGCCGATGAGGCGTACTGGCGGGGCTCCGACGGCACCCCGCGCAAGGGTACGCTTGCCGAGTTCATGGAGCTCATTGGCGACGGCCAGCAGCGCATCATCGACGATGTGCGCTCAGCTATTCCGCGCGGCGTCGAGCCCACCGTCGGTGAGATTCAAGACCTCGACCGGCTCAGCATTCAAGACCGCATCGACGAGCTCGAGCTCGCCCCCGAAGCTCAGGCCGCCAACGAGTCGGTGTGGGTGGGGCACGTCAACGCGCCCCTCGCGCAGACCGGGCTGTCGAGCGCGCTACGTTGGGTTGCGGCGACCGGCGGCCACTGGCAGCTGATGCATGAGGCGTCGGCCACCTATCGAGTGGTCGATGGGATGCGCGGTTTCACCGATGCGATCGCCCGAGACGTGCGCGGCGAGATTCGGCTCAACACCGTTGTTTCGGCGGTCACGCAGCACGGTTCGAGTGCGATCATCGAGACCGTCGCTGGCGATCTCGTGCGCGCCCGACGCGTGGTGTCGACGCTGCCCGCCAACGCAATCGCGGGGATTACGTTTGAGCCCGAGCTGCCCGCAGTGTGGCGCCACCTCAATGCCGAAACGGTGGCGTCGCAGGGCACCAAGGTGTGGCTGCGCGCGGCGGGCCACCTACCCAGGTTCTTCGCGTACGCCAGCCAGAGTGACCCGATCTCGGTGCTCAAGGCCGAGTTCTACTGCTCTGACGAGGCGGGCGATTACACGATTTTGGTGGGCTTTGGCCCCGATCACACGCTCCTCGATCTCGATGATCTCGCCGCGGTGCAGGCCGCCGTTGATGCGTGCCGCCCCGGCATCACCATCACCGAGGTCACCGCGCACGACTGGATGACCGACCCGCTGTCGCTCAACACCTGGATGACGCACCGGCCCGGCCAGCTCACCCGCGACCTCGCCAAGCTGCGCGAGCCCGCGGGCAACGTGCACTTTGCCACCACCGATAACGCCAACCTGTGGGGCGGGTTCATTGACGGCGCGATCGAGAGTGGTCTGCGCGAGGCGCGCCGCATCATCGACGCGCTGCGCTAGCGGGAGCGCTGGGCTTAGCGACCTACGGGTCATTAGGTGGCCTCGTGTCGGGGTACCGAGACCCTTAGTACCCCGACACGAGGCCACCTAACACGTTCGCGCGCGAGTGAGGGCGGCCCAAGCACGAGCGCGCACGGCCCGAGCGCGCCCGGCCACCCCGCACTTTACGCCTCGTGCACCACGCGCCCGTCGACCACCGTCAGCACGATCGGCACCTCGGGCAGCTCGTCGGCGGTGGCTTCGACCGGGTCTGAGCCCCACACGGTGAGGTCGGCGACCGCGCCGACCTCGAGCACGCCACGGTCGGCATGGCCGCGTGCGAGCGCCGGCCAGAGCGTGTACGCGAACAGCGCCTCCTCGCCGGTGAGCTGCTGGTCGGGTTCGAACACGTGGGCCGAAGCGTCACCCGGAGTGTGGCGGCCGCGCGCCCACGCCATGCCGAGGCGGGGGTCGTACTGGGCCACTGGCCAGTCTGAGCCGAGGGTGACGGTGATGCCCGCATCGATCACGTCGCGCACCCGGTACCCCGTGGCCGCCCGCTCCCCCAACCGCTGCGCCCAGTTATCGCTGCAGTCGGCCTCGCGCCACTGCATATGCAGGGGCTGCATGGACGCGGTCACCCGGCTCGAAGAGGGCCCGCCGAAGGCACGCAGCCGGTCGACATCGACGTCGGCGAGCACCTCGAGGTGTTCGATAGAGTGGGCGGGGAGCCCCGGGCGGCACGGCAGTTCGGCGTACACGTCGAGCACCTGGCTGACCGCGTAGTCGCCCACCGCGTGCGTCGCGATCAGCAGGCCGGCATCGTGGTAGGCCCGCACGACCTCGGCGAAGCGCTCCCACGACGGCCAAAACGCAGCCCGGCCATCGCCGTGGGCGTCGCGTTCGTGCAGCCAGGCCGTGCCCGTGTCGATCACGCCGTCGCTAAACAGTTTGATGGCGCCGCCCTGCCACAGTCTGCCGCCCGCGTCTTTCGCTGCGATCACCCGCGCTACGTCGTCGTCGGCGTCGCCCACGGCGTGCCAGTGGTGCACGGTGAGCCGCTGGTCGAGTTCGCCGCGCTCTTCAAGCTCAGCGAGCAGCTCGGAGGTGGCCGGTTTGCCGTCCATGATGGCGCCGCCCGTGAGCCCGGTCGCCGCGAGCGCACGCAGCATATCGCGCAGGGCGTCGCGTTCGGCGTCGTGCGATTTCGCCGGGGCCGCGTCGAACAAGAGGTTGTAGGCGGTGGGTTCGCGCAGTTCACCCGTGGGGATCCCCGCGTCATCGACGACAATCTCGCTCGCATCTGCGAACTCACGCGCGCCCGTGATGCCCGCGGCGGCGAGCGCCGCCGCGCTGCCGAGGGCGGTGTGCAGGTCGTAACAGA
It encodes:
- a CDS encoding aminotransferase class I/II-fold pyridoxal phosphate-dependent enzyme → MPASTWRLRSDAWEYLRFAVKRLALAGEGEDALAQDGEVPRSLRALETIEMYWAGFGQRYVAAIGELLEAGDYKTALDRIGRVVNRLRADISDEPREEFMDAEERAERVGDADPRPRFEVLVVDETTEAERDATRAEGLRLRSAADTFIYEFVIVPSADDAVAAILTNPNILACVVRPGFTEHTRQRLSRDLAESVQIARSEVAPGSAPERTSLASVQRVLGLADTLIALRPELDLYLMAGAHIEELAGATTRRFRRIFRREDQLELHLTLLRRVSHLFDTPFFTAIQDHARRPVGVFHALPIARGGSVVSSRWIRDLADFYGLNLLLAETSATSGGLDSLLAPVRTLKKAQELAARAYGAKHTFFVTNGTSTANKIVHQALVSPNEVVMVDRNCHKSHHHAVMLTGARPAYLEAYPLNEFAFYGAVPISRIKQMLLDYRAAGRLDEVRMLTLTNSTFDGIVYDPERVMAECLAIKPDLVFLWDEAWFAFGAFHPVTRRRTAMASAQRLEQRLTTDAHAIAYREQQARLFDAEGNPASDAVWLHERLIPAPTSRVRVYATQSTHKTLTALRQGSMIHVYDQDWGREAEEPFHEAYMTHTSTSPNYQILASLDIGRRQVELEGFDLVQRQLDLATSLAQAISRHPLLRRTFRVLTAHDLIPEENREVGRPMPLRDGLSTMWEAWRTDEFVIDPSRITIEISRTGVDGDTFKHEHLMDRYGIQVNKTSRNTALFMTNIGTSRSAIAYLIEVLVKLAEKFEDTHTQRDPDHTRAITEAIDLPMPPLPDFSSFSDGYATDGVLPDGDMRAAFFRGQRRKYVEHVLPDVLWARVAAGAKPVSAGFVTPYPPGFPVLVPGQVITPEILAFMRVLDTREIHGYDPVRGYRVLLEETPAVES
- a CDS encoding flavin monoamine oxidase family protein, which gives rise to MESVDVVVIGAGFAGLTAARELGQAGLTVLTLEARDRIGGRTWTDHRLGHDLEMGANWIHWVQPHVWAEATRYGREITRSPSADEAYWRGSDGTPRKGTLAEFMELIGDGQQRIIDDVRSAIPRGVEPTVGEIQDLDRLSIQDRIDELELAPEAQAANESVWVGHVNAPLAQTGLSSALRWVAATGGHWQLMHEASATYRVVDGMRGFTDAIARDVRGEIRLNTVVSAVTQHGSSAIIETVAGDLVRARRVVSTLPANAIAGITFEPELPAVWRHLNAETVASQGTKVWLRAAGHLPRFFAYASQSDPISVLKAEFYCSDEAGDYTILVGFGPDHTLLDLDDLAAVQAAVDACRPGITITEVTAHDWMTDPLSLNTWMTHRPGQLTRDLAKLREPAGNVHFATTDNANLWGGFIDGAIESGLREARRIIDALR
- a CDS encoding amidohydrolase, whose product is MMHSPDSPSTGTPLTPRTGGSLALTGAHLRSNAHLGRACDATALLVIDGRIAHIGSDADITARAVALGIAVRDVASATITPGLFDSHTHPHWAADLTTGIDLGGLATIADLTEALAAEHARLPEGAWLRGWNLDYEAFTGTGSGTGLHYSLIEDAAPGRPIALICYDLHTALGSAAALAAAGITGAREFADASEIVVDDAGIPTGELREPTAYNLLFDAAPAKSHDAERDALRDMLRALAATGLTGGAIMDGKPATSELLAELEERGELDQRLTVHHWHAVGDADDDVARVIAAKDAGGRLWQGGAIKLFSDGVIDTGTAWLHERDAHGDGRAAFWPSWERFAEVVRAYHDAGLLIATHAVGDYAVSQVLDVYAELPCRPGLPAHSIEHLEVLADVDVDRLRAFGGPSSSRVTASMQPLHMQWREADCSDNWAQRLGERAATGYRVRDVIDAGITVTLGSDWPVAQYDPRLGMAWARGRHTPGDASAHVFEPDQQLTGEEALFAYTLWPALARGHADRGVLEVGAVADLTVWGSDPVEATADELPEVPIVLTVVDGRVVHEA